The following proteins come from a genomic window of Trifolium pratense cultivar HEN17-A07 linkage group LG4, ARS_RC_1.1, whole genome shotgun sequence:
- the LOC123923781 gene encoding kinesin-like protein KIN-8A, with protein MPVSTRSKITTQNDLNHPSMLNPHHGLKEKLKTLTLLYEQQKQASKSLTAMRDRNSITTNPNSSTVTKTFVLPQPPSSINDDTKENHNLIAGSDRIVGFTYPRKVSSTATNSVPPKNLNSAAVARRLSMPAATGKGKEEELGKCVSRIMVFVRVRPMNKKEKELSSRCCVRIVNNRDVYLTEFANENDYLRLNRVKGRHFTFDASFTDSATQEQVYSTTTSELVEAVLQGRNGSVFCYGATGAGKTYTMLGTVENPGVMVLAIKDLFSKIRQRSCDGSHVVHLSYLEVYNETVKDLICPGRPLVLREDKQGIVAAGLTQYRASSADEVMALLQQGNRSRTTEPTRANETSSRSHAILQVVVEYRVRDAATMNIVNRVGKLSLIDLAGSERALATDQRTLRSLEGANINRSLLALSSCINALVEGKKHIPYRNSKLTQLLKDSLGGTCNTVMIANISPSSLSFGETQNTVHWADRAKEIRLKVSDTNEDQLPMPETESDQAKLVLELQKENREIRMQLARQQQKLLTLEAQSLASHSSLTPPSSAATLSTTPSSAQPSEKRRTRSSFLAGTCFTPETKKKGAELAVRTLQRTVKALEAEIERMKKDHSLQLKQKDDVIRQLTQKCGKQALTNGELGKRVVTGAASLQGKEPKNGELKSHPRLRSPAPTAKKRSFWDITTNNSPSVTTLNGRKTRSHVLSEHTAPPPSMLLQPGFARQQANS; from the exons ATGCCTGTTTCAACTCGATCTAAAATCACTACACAAAATGACTTAAATCATCCATCAATGCTAAACCCTCACCATGGCCTCAAAGAAAAACTCAAAACCCTCACTCTCTTATATGAACAACAAAAACAAGCTTCTAAATCTCTCACCGCCATGCGTGACAGAAACTCAATCACTACAAACCCTAACTCATCAACCGTCACAAAAACCTTCGTCTTACCTCAACCACCTTCATCAATCAACGATGACACCAAAGAAAATCATAATCTCATCGCTGGATCCGATCGAATTGTCGGATTTACCTATCCAAGAAAAGTTTCATCAACAGCAACAAATTCAGTTCCACCTAAAAATTTGAATTCTGCCGCCGTTGCTCGGAGACTGTCGATGCCGGCGGCGACGGGGAAGGGGAAAGAGGAAGAGTTAGGGAAATGTGTGAGCAGGATTATGGTGTTTGTTAGGGTTAGACCGATGAACAAGAAGGAGAAGGAATTGAGTTCACGGTGCTGTGTGAGAATCGTTAATAACCGTGACGTTTATCTAACGGAGTTTGCGAATGAAAATGATTATCTCAGACTTAATAGGGTTAAGGGACGACATTTTACTTTTGATGCTTCTTTTACTGATTCGGCAACTCAGGAACAAGTTTATTCCACCAC AACCTCGGAACTTGTGGAAGCGGTTCTGCAGGGGAGGAATGGATCGGTTTTCTGTTATGGTGCCACGGGAGCTGGAAAAACCTATACAATGCTTGGTACTGTGGAGAATCCAGGGGTGATGGTTTTGGCTATTAAGGATCTTTTCAGTAAAATCAGGCAGAGAAGTTGTGATGGAAGCCATGTGGTTCATCTTTCCTATCTTGAGGTTTACAATGAAACTGTCAAAGATTTGATTTGCCCTGGAAGGCCTTTAGTCCTTAGAGAAGATAAACAG GGGATCGTGGCAGCTGGTCTTACACAATATAGAGCTTCTTCTGCAGATGAG GTGATGGCATTGCTTCAACAAGGAAATCGGAGCCGAACCACAGAACCAACTCGTGCAAATGAAACATCTTCACGTTCCCATGCAATTTTGCAG GTTGTGGTTGAATACCGAGTTAGAGATGCTGCAACAATGAATATTGTTAACCGAGTTGGCAAACTCTCATTAATTGATCTTGCAGGGTCAGAGAGAGCTCTTGCTACAGATCAAAGAACACTTAGATCTCTTGAGGGTGCCAATATAAACCGGTCTCTTCTAGCACTCAGCAGCTGCATCAATGCTCTTGTAGAAGGCAAGAAACACATACCGTATCGAAATTCAAAACTCACTCAACTTCTCAAGGATTCACTTGGAGGAACTTGCAATACTGTCATGATTGCAAACATAAGTCCAAGTAGCCTCTCATTTGGTGAAACTCAGAACACCGTTCATTGGGCCGATAGAGCCAAAGAGATTCGGCTAAAG GTGAGCGATACCAATGAGGACCAATTGCCAATGCCTGAGACAGAATCTGACCAGGCGAAGCTGGTACTTGAGCTACAAAAGGAGAATCGTGAAATAAGAATGCAGCTAGCACGGCAACAACAGAAGCTCTTGACTCTAGAAGCACAGTCTTTAGCTTCACATTCCTCTTTAACCCCACCATCTTCCGCTGCAACTTTATCTACTACTCCAAGTTCTGCCCAACCAAGTGAAAAACGAAGGACTAGATCCTCTTTCTTGGCTGGAACTTGTTTCACTCCAGAAACCAAGAAGAAAGGAGCTGAGTTAGCTGTGAGGACACTACAACGGACAGTGAAAGCACTTGAGGCTGAGATAGAGAGAATGAAGAAAGATCATAGCTTGCAGCTAAAGCAGAAAGATGATGTCATTCGCCAGCTTACTCAAAAGTGTGGAAAACAAGCATTAACAAACGGTGAATTGGGGAAGAGAGTGGTAACCGGAGCTGCTAGCCTACAAGGAAAGGAGCCAAAGAATGGTGAATTGAAGAGTCATCCTCGTCTTCGATCACCGGCTCCAACTGCGAAAAAACGAAGCTTTTGGGACATAACCACAAATAATAGTCCATCAGTTACTACGTTAAATGGGAGAAAAACTAGAAGCCATGTCCTTTCAGAACATACAGCACCTCCTCCATCCATGCTTCTTCAG